The Tenebrio molitor chromosome 5, icTenMoli1.1, whole genome shotgun sequence genome has a segment encoding these proteins:
- the LOC138131420 gene encoding larval cuticle protein LCP-30-like: MIHCESHHTTIMKVLVLFCILSSSLALDQEGRYVDDNSGRYIPGDEGQYIPDNSGQYIHDGTGGYRDDGTGRYAGDPNGRYSGQFNGNGNNLITSSTRNRPIQISPVVEIKTNTIRSPTPTPAPAPRQPLQTYNNYQEGKWKIIRQLSDVDTDGYHWEYETENKIIAEESGKLHNVGTDAETMRAKGFFQYTGPDNVVYTVEYTADENGFIPVGDHLPTPPPIPAELAKALERAGNKL, from the exons ATGATACACTGTGAATCACACCACACCACAATAATGAAAGTTCTG GTATTGTTTTGCATCCTTTCGTCAAGCTTGGCTCTCGACCAAGAAGGCCGTTATGTGGATGATAACTCAGGACGATATATTCCGGGAGATGAGGGACAGTACATTCCGGACAATTCAGGACAATATATTCATGACGGAACTGGAGGGTACAGAGATGATGGTACGGGAAGGTACGCGGGAGATCCAAATGGCAGATACAGTGGGCAGTTTAatg GGAATGGAAACAATTTGATAACTTCTAGTACAAGAAATCGCCCGATCCAAATTTCCCCTGTCGTGGAAATTAAAACCAACACTATTCGCTCCCCAACCCCAACCCCAGCCCCCGCACCACGTCAGCCCCTCCAGACATACAATAACTACCAGGAAGGCAAGTGGAAAATTATAAGACAACTGAGTGATGTTGACACTGATGGGTACCACTGGGA ATACGAAACTGAGAACAAAATCATCGCTGAAGAATCTGGAAAGCTTCATAACGTCGGAACTGATGCGGAAACGATGCGTGCTAAAGGATTTTTCCAGTACACTGGTCCGGACAATGTTGTTTATACTGTGGAGTACACTGCTGATGAAAATGGATTTATTCCGGTGGGGGATCACTTACCTACACCACCGCCCATTCCCGCCGAACTTGCGAAAGCGTTGGAGAGAGCCGGAAATaaactttaa